A region from the Aegilops tauschii subsp. strangulata cultivar AL8/78 chromosome 5, Aet v6.0, whole genome shotgun sequence genome encodes:
- the LOC109758463 gene encoding endo-1,4-beta-xylanase 3: protein MASTQDVNMDGSLAGCEAFGSRTTMLSVHSEEETAMLPITVGGSKPSGRYILVSGRADEKDGLRQPITTGALKPRVTYRVAGWISLGAGAARGTVRVNLGVDEDDNGNENLVECGVVSAEAGGWTELMGAFRLRTEPRSAAIYVHGAPAGVDVKVMDLRVFQTDRKARFRQLRDKTDKARKRDVVLKLGAATGAASVRVVQMDSAFPFGTCINTTVIQNPAFVDFFTNHMDWAVFENELKWYHTEAQQGQLNYRDADALLDFCDRLGKRARGHCIFWSADGAVQQWVKNLDRDQLRSAVQSRIQGLVSRYAGRFPHYDVNNEMLHGRFFRDRLGDEDVPAFMFKEVARLDPDAALFVNDYNVECANDPNATPDKYAEQVAWLQSCGAVVRGIGLQGHVSNPVGEVVCGALDRLAATGVPIWFTELDVCEPDVGLRAQDLEVVLREAYAHPAVEGVVFWGIMQGKMWRKDAWLVDADGTVNEAGQTLLNLQKEWKTDARGSVDGDGNFKFRGFHGRYVVEVTTPTGKQMLKTFTVEKGDNTPLLVDLADA, encoded by the exons ATGGCAAGCACTCAG GACGTGAACATGGACGGTAGCCTCGCCGGCTGCGAAGCGTTCGGCTCGCGCACGACTATGCTGTCCGTGCACAGTGAGGAGGAGACGGCCATGCTCCCCATCACCGTGGGTGGCAGCAAGCCCAGCGGCCGGTACATCCTCGTGTCGGGCCGCGCCGACGAGAAGGACGGCCTGCGCCAGCCGATCACGACGGGCGCCCTCAAGCCTCGGGTGACGTACCGCGTGGCTGGGTGGATCAGCCTGGGCGCGGGCGCAGCGCGGGGGACGGTGCGCGTCAACCTTGGTGTGGACGAGGACGACAATGGCAACGAGAACCTGGTGGAGTGCGGCGTCGTGTCCGCTGAGGCGGGCGGGTGGACGGAGCTCATGGGCGCCTTCCGGCTGAGGACGGAGCCGCGCAGCGCCGCGATTTACGTGCACGGTGCCCCCGCCGGCGTCGACGTAAAGGTCATGGATCTTCGTGTCTTCCAGACGGACCGCAAGGCGCGCTTCAGGCAACTCAGGGACAAGACTGACAAG GCGCGCAAGAGGGACGTGGTTCTCAAGCTGGGCGCGGCGACGGGAGCGGCGTCCGTGCGCGTCGTGCAGATGGATAGCGCCTTCCCATTCGGGACATGCATCAACACGACGGTGATCCAGAACCCGGCCTTCGTCGACTTCTTCACCAACCACATGGACTGGGCcgtcttcgagaacgagctcaagTGGTACCACACGGAGGCGCAGCAAGGGCAGCTCAACTACCGCGACGCCGACGCGCTCCTCGACTTCTGTGACCGTCTGGGCAAGCGCGCCCGCGGCCACTGCATCTTCTGGTCCGCGGACGGCGCGGTGCAGCAGTGGGTCAAGAACCTCGACCGCGACCAGCTCAGGTCCGCCGTCCAAAGCCGCATCCAGGGCCTCGTGTCCCGCTACGCCGGCAGGTTCCCGCACTACGACGTCAACAACGAGATGCTGCACGGCCGCTTCTTCCGGGACCGCCTCGGCGACGAGGACGTCCCGGCGTTCATGTTCAAGGAGGTGGCGCGGCTGGACCCGGACGCCGCGCTCTTCGTCAACGACTACAACGTGGAGTGCGCCAACGACCCGAACGCGACTCCGGACAAGTACGCCGAACAGGTCGCATGGCTGCAGAGCTGCGGCGCCGTGGTGCGCGGCATCGGGCTGCAGGGCCACGTCAGCAACCCGGTCGGGGAGGTCGTCTGCGGCGCCCTCGACAGGCTCGCCGCCACGGGCGTGCCCATATGGTTCACGGAGCTGGACGTGTGCGAGCCCGACGTGGGCCTCCGCGCCCAGGACCTGGAGGTGGTGCTCCGGGAGGCGTACGCGCACCCGGCGGTGGAGGGCGTCGTGTTCTGGGGCATCATGCAGGGCAAAATGTGGCGCAAGGACGCCTGGCTTGTCGACGCCGACGGCACCGTCAACGAGGCAGGCCAGACGCTCCTCAATCTCCAGAAGGAGTGGAAGACGGACGCGCGCGGAAGCGTCGACGGCGATGGGAACTTCAAGTTCAGGGGCTTCCATGGCAGATACGTCGTGGAGGTTACTACCCCGACGGGGAAGCAGATGCTCAAGACCTTCACCGTGGAGAAAGGGGACAACACCCCTCTCCTCGTGGATTTGGCCGACGCCTGA